From a region of the Fibrobacter sp. UWB2 genome:
- the rd gene encoding rubredoxin produces MAKYKCDACGYIYDPAVGDPDNGIAPGTAFEDLPDDWTCPICGVGKDMFVKEE; encoded by the coding sequence ATGGCAAAATACAAGTGCGATGCATGCGGCTACATTTACGACCCCGCTGTAGGCGATCCGGATAACGGCATTGCGCCGGGCACAGCCTTTGAAGATTTACCGGACGATTGGACCTGCCCCATTTGCGGTGTCGGCAAGGACATGTTCGTCAAGGAAGAATAA
- a CDS encoding 4'-phosphopantetheinyl transferase superfamily protein gives MTTRVYIADISALKETPVFERFLGQVPEYRQKKAMSFKFPKGKMQSLGVGLLLQMACRDAGFEGADNHIAYGENGKPYLADFPEVHFNLSHSGERVMCVISPFEVGCDVEIIKGDRGRLAERFFKPEESAWIKHFETLEAQSEAFYRLWTLKECYMKVTGRGLSLMPDMFALHMDELENVTLFHEGKRPEYSFREIDLHDGYRYAYCIKNDGFIAPSEIKQVQFT, from the coding sequence GTGACGACCCGAGTATATATTGCCGATATTTCTGCGTTGAAAGAAACGCCTGTTTTTGAGCGTTTTTTGGGGCAGGTTCCCGAATATCGCCAAAAAAAGGCAATGTCGTTTAAGTTCCCTAAAGGGAAAATGCAATCGCTTGGCGTTGGACTTTTGCTCCAGATGGCATGTCGCGATGCTGGGTTTGAAGGCGCGGACAATCATATTGCGTATGGCGAAAATGGCAAGCCGTATCTGGCGGATTTCCCGGAAGTGCATTTTAACTTGTCACATTCGGGCGAACGCGTGATGTGCGTGATTTCGCCATTTGAAGTCGGCTGCGATGTGGAAATTATCAAGGGCGACCGCGGCAGGCTTGCTGAGCGTTTTTTCAAGCCCGAGGAATCCGCATGGATCAAGCATTTCGAAACGCTCGAAGCGCAGTCCGAGGCATTTTACAGATTGTGGACGCTCAAGGAATGTTATATGAAAGTGACGGGGCGCGGCCTCTCGCTCATGCCGGATATGTTTGCGCTACACATGGACGAACTCGAGAATGTGACTCTGTTTCACGAAGGCAAGCGCCCGGAATATTCATTCCGGGAAATCGACTTGCACGATGGCTACCGCTATGCGTATTGCATCAAAAACGACGGCTTTATTGCACCGTCCGAAATAAAGCAAGTGCAGTTTACTTGA
- a CDS encoding glycoside hydrolase family 16 protein, which produces MVYKLIAAVGIVALAACSDDASPSFAGPAECSADSSSSVIPAETSSSFVIPASSGNLLSSSSESVIESSAASSSSMTIESSSSAETASSSSAETTSSSSEEPAAEYFWNDEFDSESIDLNKWTFEIGTGAGGWGNNEWEYYTDRKENAYVKDGVLHIRAQKEDYEGQKYTSARMLTKGKFSFKYGTVEARIALPTGKGIWPAFWMLGENFDTVGWPACGEIDIIEAVNTENKIYGTNHWANGAKYATYGNNTGNYRNQKFDLDITQFHTYKFTWDEKYIRMFVDDFMYHEILIEGNEGDTEEFHKPFFFLLNVAVAGNWPGFEVDDSQFPNEMLVDYIRVIK; this is translated from the coding sequence ATGGTATATAAGCTCATCGCCGCAGTGGGAATCGTCGCTTTGGCCGCTTGTTCCGATGATGCGTCACCCAGTTTCGCGGGACCCGCCGAATGTTCCGCGGATTCCTCCTCTTCTGTCATTCCCGCTGAAACGAGTTCGTCCTTTGTCATTCCCGCCTCGAGCGGGAATCTCCTTTCGAGCTCTAGCGAAAGCGTAATTGAAAGCTCCGCGGCATCCTCGAGCAGCATGACAATTGAATCTTCCAGCAGTGCCGAAACAGCATCTTCTAGCAGCGCCGAAACAACTTCTTCAAGCAGCGAAGAACCCGCCGCAGAATACTTCTGGAACGACGAATTCGACAGTGAATCCATAGACTTAAACAAATGGACTTTCGAAATCGGAACGGGCGCAGGCGGCTGGGGCAATAACGAATGGGAATACTACACAGACCGCAAGGAAAACGCCTACGTCAAGGACGGAGTCTTGCACATTCGTGCCCAGAAAGAAGACTACGAAGGTCAAAAGTACACCTCCGCCCGCATGCTCACCAAAGGCAAATTTTCGTTCAAGTACGGCACCGTAGAAGCGCGCATTGCACTCCCAACCGGCAAGGGAATCTGGCCTGCATTCTGGATGCTCGGCGAAAACTTCGACACAGTCGGATGGCCCGCCTGCGGCGAAATAGACATCATCGAAGCGGTCAATACAGAAAACAAAATCTACGGCACAAACCACTGGGCAAACGGCGCCAAATACGCGACCTATGGCAACAACACCGGCAATTACCGCAACCAGAAATTCGACCTCGACATCACGCAGTTCCACACGTACAAATTCACGTGGGACGAGAAATACATTCGCATGTTCGTCGATGACTTCATGTACCACGAAATTCTAATCGAAGGCAACGAAGGCGATACCGAGGAATTCCACAAGCCGTTTTTCTTCTTGCTGAATGTCGCCGTGGCAGGCAACTGGCCCGGCTTTGAAGTAGACGATTCACAGTTCCCGAACGAAATGCTCGTCGATTATATTAGAGTTATCAAGTAA
- the ybaK gene encoding Cys-tRNA(Pro) deacylase: MDIKKTNAARILDRQKIQYELIPYKVDENDLGAQHVADSLGEDINQVFKTILVHGDKIGYLICVVPGNLEVDLKGAAKVSGNKKIDTVPLKDLTPLTGYIRGGCSPLGLKKNYPIFIHETAMQFPYIYVSAGERGLQLKVAPADLVKATRATVGVIARVHPEDPDAK; encoded by the coding sequence ATGGACATCAAAAAGACTAATGCCGCCCGCATTTTGGACAGGCAGAAGATTCAATACGAACTAATCCCATACAAGGTTGATGAAAACGACCTTGGCGCACAACACGTGGCCGACAGCCTGGGCGAAGATATCAACCAGGTTTTCAAGACGATTCTCGTGCATGGAGACAAGATTGGTTACCTTATTTGCGTTGTTCCAGGCAATCTCGAAGTGGACTTGAAGGGCGCCGCCAAAGTAAGTGGCAACAAGAAAATCGACACCGTCCCGCTCAAGGATTTGACTCCGCTGACGGGTTACATTCGTGGCGGTTGCAGCCCGCTCGGACTCAAAAAGAACTACCCCATTTTCATTCACGAGACAGCGATGCAGTTCCCGTACATTTACGTGAGCGCAGGCGAACGTGGTTTGCAGTTGAAAGTGGCGCCAGCGGACTTGGTTAAGGCAACGCGAGCCACAGTTGGCGTGATTGCACGTGTCCACCCGGAAGATCCAGACGCAAAGTAA
- a CDS encoding sensor domain-containing diguanylate cyclase has translation MDVMKIDYDLFKKILKEIPSNIFFKDTECRYVFSTHYWRHLQGAEDPSWDIAGKTDLEIRKDKENAKLAMEQDREILRTGKGTQYVIEINQDGVTEFLELIKNPVRDDDGNIIGIVGLINNVTEKILLEKKLEKYAHTDMLTGLYNRNYFEEWVSSPVKPEMCPMCVISADCDGLKKTNDTYGHAIGDELIRLTASLFRVVLPEKTMMFRVGGDEFFLVLPNTTQDECKKYIDNMNEVSRALLLKGKPICVSLGSCEIPSPSLNFMQAMEIADKRMYMEKSTKYSEPKE, from the coding sequence ATGGACGTAATGAAGATTGACTATGACTTGTTCAAGAAAATCTTGAAAGAGATTCCATCGAATATTTTCTTCAAGGACACCGAATGCCGCTACGTTTTTTCGACGCATTACTGGCGCCACCTTCAAGGTGCCGAGGATCCTTCGTGGGATATTGCTGGCAAGACCGACCTGGAAATCCGCAAGGATAAGGAAAATGCGAAACTCGCGATGGAACAGGATCGCGAAATTCTCCGTACAGGTAAGGGGACGCAGTACGTCATTGAAATCAATCAGGATGGCGTGACTGAGTTCTTGGAACTGATAAAAAATCCAGTTCGTGACGATGATGGCAATATTATTGGTATTGTAGGGCTTATCAATAACGTTACAGAAAAAATTTTGCTTGAAAAGAAACTCGAAAAGTATGCCCACACCGACATGCTCACGGGCTTGTACAACCGTAATTATTTCGAAGAGTGGGTTTCGAGTCCTGTAAAGCCAGAGATGTGCCCGATGTGCGTGATTTCTGCGGACTGCGACGGTTTAAAGAAAACGAACGATACGTACGGACATGCCATCGGTGATGAACTGATTCGCCTGACGGCATCGCTGTTCCGCGTGGTGCTCCCGGAAAAAACAATGATGTTTCGCGTGGGTGGTGACGAGTTCTTCCTTGTGCTCCCGAATACGACGCAAGATGAATGCAAAAAATATATCGATAACATGAATGAAGTTTCTCGTGCGTTGCTTTTGAAGGGCAAGCCGATTTGCGTTTCTTTGGGTTCTTGCGAAATTCCGTCGCCATCGCTCAACTTTATGCAGGCTATGGAAATTGCGGATAAGCGAATGTACATGGAAAAGAGTACAAAGTACTCTGAACCGAAAGAGTAG
- a CDS encoding Gfo/Idh/MocA family protein: MRRDYKAVLFGNGTMGERHRKFFEYSDVQFLKIFDLEDLDCAGNVRASLVDEFVSKDKVDFAVIASPATTHYEYAKLCLERGISVFVEKPLATLGAQAQELVDLAIRNNVILFVAQSECFNSVFLNFRKHFMAELGAAGNAAGSSFRLEFRREHKYSARCRDVNVALDLLVHDLSLCLSMFRYENLKVEKFTISKNEDRAQMQISIAKGSHAGAELDFIVDRNSDIDVRTISVEFGGDGGPACDYSVSLAPHDENGEVIHVSDSLENEHKFFLKLMAGACSEWGRRAAQSAANAVKLATISTASS, encoded by the coding sequence ATGAGAAGAGATTACAAGGCTGTGCTGTTTGGCAATGGCACTATGGGCGAACGTCATCGCAAGTTTTTTGAGTATTCCGATGTACAGTTTTTAAAAATTTTTGATTTAGAAGATTTAGATTGCGCAGGGAATGTGCGCGCTTCGCTCGTTGATGAATTTGTTTCTAAAGATAAGGTTGATTTTGCCGTGATTGCATCTCCTGCGACAACGCATTACGAGTATGCAAAGCTTTGTTTGGAACGTGGAATCTCCGTATTTGTAGAAAAACCGCTTGCAACGCTTGGTGCGCAAGCGCAAGAATTGGTGGATTTGGCTATCCGCAATAATGTGATTTTATTTGTGGCTCAGTCGGAATGTTTTAATTCGGTGTTCTTGAATTTCCGCAAACATTTTATGGCTGAACTCGGTGCCGCCGGGAATGCCGCGGGTTCGTCGTTCCGTTTGGAATTCCGCCGCGAGCACAAGTATTCTGCGCGTTGCCGCGATGTGAACGTGGCACTCGATTTGTTGGTGCATGACTTGAGCCTTTGCCTTTCGATGTTCCGCTATGAAAATTTGAAAGTGGAAAAGTTCACGATTTCAAAAAATGAAGACCGTGCGCAAATGCAAATAAGCATTGCGAAGGGCTCTCATGCTGGTGCTGAACTTGACTTTATTGTAGACCGCAATAGCGATATCGATGTGCGGACAATTTCTGTGGAGTTCGGGGGCGATGGTGGCCCGGCTTGCGATTACTCGGTGAGCCTTGCACCGCATGACGAAAATGGCGAAGTCATCCATGTCTCGGATTCGCTCGAAAATGAACACAAGTTCTTTTTGAAACTAATGGCGGGAGCCTGTTCTGAATGGGGTAGGCGAGCCGCGCAAAGCGCCGCGAACGCCGTCAAGCTTGCGACAATTTCTACAGCGTCATCCTAA
- a CDS encoding glycogen/starch/alpha-glucan phosphorylase: protein MAKTTKNASDITVLGTDAEAFRKAFTDHIHHTLARSKYTVTDHEKFLAVAYAVRDRLVDRWIKTQNTYYEKDVKRVYYLSLEFLIGRTLGNSVLNLDVESAVTEALDEIGMTLEELREQEVDAGLGNGGLGRLAACFLDSMATLELPATGMGIRYEYGMFSQKIVNGEQEEQPDNWLRLPNPWEIARPANAIKVPFYGYVVSWMDENGRLRNRWETKDYVMALPYDTPIPGYKNNTVNNLRLWSAKSADDFGLSYFNNGDYIAAVQDMELSETISKVLYPNDASMNGKELRLKQQYFLCSASLQDIIKRFKKLHNNDWKLFPEKVAIQLNDTHPAISIAEMMRILLDIENLEWDEAWDIVTHTFAYTNHTLMPEALEKWPVSLFEKLLPRHLQIIYEINARFLRMVSMKWPGDNNRLARMSLIEEGGCKMVRMAYLSIVGSFAVNGVAALHSDLLKTTLFKDFYELWPEKFNNKTNGVTPRRWVRKANPAMSELITSKIGESWVKDLDDLKKLEKFAKDADFQKKFMEVKKQNKERLAKYLKATQNVDVDTNTFFDVQVKRIHEYKRQLLNILHAIHLYIQVKDGKEIMPRTIMIGGKSAPGYWMAKQIIRLANAVASIIDADPDCKGKLKMVFLENYRVSFAEKIIPAADLSEQISTAGTEASGTGNMKFALNGALTIGTLDGANVEMKEEVGDDNIFIFGLTVEEVTDLLAKGYRPRDFYEKDDDLRRVIDLIASGFFSPDHPETFKHIAEKLLSHDPYMLCADFRSYVDMQKKVADAYQDKKHWAEMAILNVARMGKFSSDRTIKQYAEEIWNAKPCSIKL from the coding sequence ATGGCTAAAACTACCAAGAATGCAAGTGACATTACAGTGCTCGGTACCGATGCGGAAGCCTTCCGCAAGGCATTTACCGACCACATCCACCACACGCTCGCCCGCAGCAAATACACGGTGACGGACCACGAAAAGTTCCTCGCTGTGGCTTACGCCGTGCGTGACCGTCTTGTTGACCGTTGGATCAAGACGCAGAACACCTATTACGAAAAAGACGTCAAGCGCGTCTATTACCTCTCTCTCGAATTTTTGATTGGCCGTACGCTCGGCAACTCCGTGTTGAACCTCGACGTCGAAAGCGCCGTGACGGAAGCTCTTGACGAAATCGGCATGACGCTCGAAGAACTCCGCGAACAGGAAGTGGACGCAGGGCTTGGCAACGGCGGTCTCGGCCGCTTGGCAGCTTGCTTCCTCGACTCCATGGCAACGCTCGAGCTCCCGGCAACGGGTATGGGCATCCGTTACGAATACGGTATGTTCAGCCAGAAGATTGTGAACGGCGAACAGGAAGAACAGCCGGATAACTGGCTGCGCCTCCCGAACCCGTGGGAAATCGCCCGCCCGGCTAACGCTATCAAGGTGCCGTTCTACGGCTACGTGGTCAGCTGGATGGACGAAAACGGTCGCCTCCGCAACCGTTGGGAAACGAAGGACTACGTGATGGCCCTCCCGTACGATACGCCGATCCCGGGTTACAAGAACAACACGGTGAACAACCTCCGCCTCTGGAGCGCCAAGTCCGCTGACGACTTCGGTCTTAGCTACTTCAACAACGGTGACTACATCGCCGCCGTGCAGGACATGGAACTTTCCGAAACGATTTCCAAGGTCTTGTACCCGAACGACGCTTCCATGAACGGTAAGGAACTCCGCCTCAAGCAGCAGTACTTCCTCTGCTCTGCTTCTTTGCAGGACATCATCAAGCGCTTCAAGAAGCTCCACAACAACGACTGGAAGCTCTTCCCGGAAAAGGTCGCCATCCAGTTGAACGATACGCACCCGGCAATCTCTATCGCCGAAATGATGCGCATCCTCCTCGACATCGAAAACCTCGAATGGGACGAAGCTTGGGACATCGTGACGCACACGTTCGCTTATACGAACCACACGCTCATGCCGGAAGCTCTTGAAAAGTGGCCGGTCAGCTTGTTCGAAAAGCTCTTGCCGCGTCACCTCCAGATCATTTACGAAATCAACGCTCGTTTCCTCCGCATGGTCTCCATGAAGTGGCCTGGCGACAACAACCGTCTCGCCCGCATGAGCCTTATCGAAGAAGGCGGCTGCAAGATGGTCCGCATGGCATACCTCTCCATCGTGGGTTCGTTTGCTGTGAACGGCGTGGCAGCTCTCCACTCCGACCTCCTCAAGACCACGCTCTTCAAGGACTTCTACGAACTGTGGCCTGAAAAGTTCAACAACAAGACAAACGGCGTGACGCCGCGTCGCTGGGTCCGCAAGGCTAACCCGGCTATGTCCGAACTCATCACTTCTAAGATTGGCGAATCCTGGGTCAAGGATTTGGACGATTTGAAGAAGCTCGAAAAGTTCGCCAAGGACGCCGATTTCCAGAAGAAATTCATGGAAGTCAAGAAGCAGAACAAGGAACGCCTCGCCAAGTACCTCAAGGCAACGCAGAATGTCGACGTCGACACGAACACGTTCTTCGACGTGCAAGTCAAGCGTATTCACGAATACAAGCGCCAGCTCTTGAACATTCTCCATGCCATCCACCTTTACATCCAGGTGAAGGACGGCAAGGAAATTATGCCGCGCACCATCATGATCGGTGGTAAGTCCGCTCCGGGTTACTGGATGGCTAAGCAGATTATCCGTCTTGCTAACGCTGTGGCTTCTATCATCGACGCTGATCCGGATTGCAAGGGCAAGCTCAAGATGGTGTTCCTCGAGAACTACCGCGTGTCCTTCGCCGAAAAGATCATCCCGGCTGCAGACCTTTCCGAACAGATTTCTACCGCCGGTACCGAAGCTTCGGGTACGGGTAACATGAAGTTTGCTTTGAACGGCGCACTCACGATTGGTACGCTCGACGGCGCTAACGTGGAAATGAAGGAAGAAGTCGGTGACGACAACATCTTCATCTTCGGTCTCACCGTTGAAGAAGTGACGGACCTCCTCGCTAAGGGTTACCGTCCGCGCGACTTCTACGAAAAAGATGATGATCTCCGCCGCGTGATTGACCTCATCGCTTCTGGCTTCTTCAGCCCGGATCATCCGGAAACCTTCAAGCACATTGCAGAAAAGCTCTTGTCGCATGACCCGTACATGCTCTGCGCAGACTTCCGCAGCTATGTGGATATGCAGAAGAAGGTTGCCGATGCTTACCAGGACAAGAAGCACTGGGCAGAAATGGCAATCCTCAACGTCGCTCGCATGGGCAAGTTCAGCTCCGACCGTACCATCAAGCAGTACGCCGAAGAAATCTGGAACGCCAAGCCGTGCAGCATTAAGCTGTAA
- a CDS encoding GNAT family N-acetyltransferase, which translates to MKKYNIRTEQPRDFKIVENLTREAFWNVYRPGCVEHFVLHHYRNDPSFIPELSLVMEVDGQIIGHVMYAWSKIDDDDGRKIRMMTFGPISIHPNYKRQGYGKALLDYSMELARKMGAGCLLIVGNIGFYGKSGFVPAYTKGIRYADDPNSDAPYFLCKELDEGFLNGVMGSYKDPEGYFVTERMPEEFEKYEANFPPKEKLVLPGQL; encoded by the coding sequence ATGAAAAAATACAATATCCGCACGGAACAACCGCGCGACTTTAAAATCGTCGAAAATCTCACCCGAGAAGCATTCTGGAACGTTTACCGTCCCGGCTGCGTGGAGCATTTTGTCCTCCACCATTACAGGAACGACCCAAGCTTTATCCCGGAACTCTCGCTCGTCATGGAAGTTGACGGACAAATTATCGGACACGTAATGTACGCGTGGTCGAAAATCGATGATGACGACGGACGCAAAATCCGCATGATGACCTTCGGGCCCATCAGCATCCATCCGAACTACAAGCGACAGGGATACGGCAAGGCGCTCCTCGACTATTCCATGGAACTCGCCCGCAAAATGGGCGCAGGTTGCCTGCTCATCGTCGGAAACATCGGATTCTATGGCAAGAGCGGATTCGTCCCTGCTTACACCAAGGGCATCCGCTACGCCGACGACCCAAACAGCGACGCGCCATACTTCTTGTGCAAGGAACTCGACGAGGGATTCTTGAACGGAGTGATGGGCTCGTACAAAGACCCCGAGGGCTACTTCGTGACCGAGCGAATGCCCGAAGAATTCGAGAAGTACGAAGCCAACTTCCCGCCTAAGGAAAAGCTAGTACTCCCCGGACAATTGTAA
- a CDS encoding histidine phosphatase family protein, which translates to MKNLSAKYLVGALFAGLCVFAGCGEDAANVFPVAPTNVVSSSSAAQPQSGPAESSSSENVASNPASSSSVVDSGIPASSSDVIGLSSSSAGTALVNGPFTFATTPGALALAPDADGFYDMGDVYKAVPKTSKIAFVIRHSKRQKNNLGTESTLTPIGVQMAQTLGAKLVSDESFYYASTNFLRTRATCENIAAGRGETAEVVTWNDINGSYFLTVPSDTLDALVSNKGGNPKYIAQYSYGAPYSYANTVGVVISTYFYDLYERGNQFVNEVIVANMPSWKRVSILVSHDMLVEPLVAFVSNRTINLKVYESPFRWVNYLSGIAVIVDETGAVTALPVRGDEVGWMIPRDEVDEGV; encoded by the coding sequence ATGAAAAATCTTTCCGCCAAGTATCTTGTAGGTGCCCTTTTTGCTGGGCTTTGTGTTTTTGCCGGTTGTGGCGAGGACGCTGCCAATGTGTTTCCGGTGGCTCCGACGAACGTAGTCTCTTCGTCTAGTGCTGCTCAGCCGCAAAGTGGGCCTGCTGAATCTTCTTCTAGCGAAAATGTCGCTTCTAATCCGGCTTCGAGTTCCTCGGTTGTTGATTCTGGCATTCCGGCAAGTTCGTCTGACGTAATCGGTTTGTCCAGTTCCAGCGCAGGTACGGCCCTTGTGAATGGTCCGTTTACTTTTGCGACGACTCCGGGTGCACTAGCCTTGGCTCCGGATGCCGATGGCTTCTATGATATGGGCGATGTCTATAAGGCAGTGCCTAAGACCAGCAAGATTGCTTTTGTAATCCGCCACTCCAAGCGCCAAAAGAATAATTTGGGGACGGAATCGACGCTGACCCCGATTGGCGTCCAGATGGCTCAGACTCTCGGTGCAAAGCTTGTGAGCGATGAATCGTTCTACTACGCTTCGACAAACTTTTTGCGCACAAGGGCGACTTGCGAAAACATTGCCGCAGGCCGTGGCGAAACCGCTGAAGTCGTGACGTGGAATGATATTAACGGCAGCTACTTCTTGACGGTGCCGAGCGACACTTTGGACGCTCTCGTCTCGAACAAGGGCGGTAACCCGAAGTACATCGCTCAATATTCCTACGGCGCTCCTTATTCGTATGCCAATACCGTTGGCGTCGTGATTTCGACTTATTTCTATGACTTGTATGAACGTGGAAACCAGTTCGTGAACGAAGTCATTGTGGCAAACATGCCGAGCTGGAAGCGCGTGAGCATCCTTGTGAGCCATGACATGCTTGTTGAACCGCTTGTTGCTTTTGTCTCGAACAGAACGATCAACTTGAAGGTCTATGAATCTCCGTTCCGCTGGGTCAATTACCTCTCGGGTATTGCCGTGATTGTTGACGAAACCGGCGCCGTAACAGCCCTCCCGGTTCGTGGCGATGAAGTCGGCTGGATGATTCCTAGAGACGAAGTCGACGAAGGTGTCTAA
- a CDS encoding NAD(P)H-binding protein, producing the protein MKVALLGSTGLIGKSVAQLLSRLDDVESVFCPVRSVPDLNALGIFNGVSKFNFEAVDFDALLSARPEEQWASSVCKNFTGCDAVICCLGTTLKQAGGKAAQEKVDLRLPLTLAALAKRQGVKHFLCVSAMGANSHSPFFYNRLKGQLEEGLTMMGFESLTLVRPSLLLGKHKDKRFGEELMQKLFGSHPEWIPAHFRPVPAETVAAHLVANMLKPPVDHVCATDGVKGKRIIYNRQFFKFGKNISEVL; encoded by the coding sequence ATGAAAGTCGCTCTTCTTGGTTCCACAGGACTTATCGGGAAGAGCGTCGCTCAGTTGCTTTCCCGTTTAGATGACGTGGAATCTGTTTTTTGCCCGGTGCGTTCGGTCCCAGACTTGAATGCGCTGGGCATTTTTAATGGCGTATCGAAGTTCAATTTTGAGGCGGTGGATTTTGACGCTCTTTTGAGTGCAAGGCCCGAAGAGCAATGGGCATCTAGCGTTTGCAAGAACTTTACCGGCTGCGATGCGGTGATTTGCTGCCTTGGGACGACGCTCAAGCAGGCGGGGGGTAAGGCTGCTCAAGAAAAGGTCGATTTGCGTTTGCCGCTCACGCTTGCTGCCCTTGCGAAGCGTCAGGGCGTCAAGCATTTCCTGTGCGTGAGTGCCATGGGTGCAAATTCTCATTCGCCGTTCTTCTATAACCGCCTGAAGGGGCAACTCGAAGAGGGCCTCACGATGATGGGTTTTGAATCGCTCACGCTCGTGCGTCCGTCGCTCCTCCTCGGGAAGCACAAGGACAAGCGCTTTGGCGAAGAGCTGATGCAAAAGCTTTTCGGGTCGCACCCGGAATGGATTCCGGCGCATTTCCGTCCGGTGCCTGCAGAGACGGTAGCCGCGCATCTCGTGGCGAACATGCTCAAGCCTCCCGTGGACCACGTTTGCGCAACCGATGGTGTAAAAGGCAAGCGCATTATCTATAACCGACAATTTTTTAAATTTGGTAAAAACATTTCGGAGGTCTTATGA
- the putP gene encoding sodium/proline symporter PutP, which produces MTIVVFILYLLMMLGIGAYFSRKANSLNAYYLGNRGMNKWVVAMSAQASDMSGWMLMGLPGAVFVSGFSEAWIGIGLVIGTYFNWKIVGRRLRKYSHFCGDSITLPDFFSNRFRDNKGIIRVIASIFILAFFLFYTVSGFVASAKLFGTIFGMDYTTGLVLGAIVVVSYTFMGGFFAVCWTDFIQASMMLIAVLVIPLMIMSGSGGFASTMDAVNAQNPYLMSLFTNATTGKSIGLIALISSLSWGLGYFGMPHILVRFMSIKNAEEIKDSRRIAMTWVIICLAAVVMIALLGRYYVTANGITVDDPERIFMILCQALCHPAIAAILMAAILAAIMSTADSQLLVSASAFSNDLYKHLFRKNASNKEVMWVSRGVVVVITLIAVIVAMQGAPSADGVKHGKSFLDVVMSLVSFAWGGFGATFGPIMLLALFWKRTTLPAAVAGMLVGGLTTFIWKFYLSGFSAEIFQIYELVPGFILSFVTIVVVSLLTKEPSAEIQLEFDRVESTRLSDMKL; this is translated from the coding sequence ATGACGATTGTCGTCTTTATCCTTTATTTGCTGATGATGCTTGGCATCGGAGCGTATTTCTCTCGCAAGGCGAACAGCCTGAACGCCTATTACCTCGGTAACCGCGGCATGAACAAGTGGGTGGTCGCCATGTCCGCCCAGGCATCTGACATGAGCGGCTGGATGCTGATGGGCCTTCCGGGTGCCGTGTTCGTGAGCGGTTTTTCCGAAGCTTGGATCGGTATCGGCCTTGTAATCGGTACGTACTTCAACTGGAAAATCGTCGGTCGCAGGCTCCGCAAGTACAGCCATTTCTGCGGCGACTCGATTACTCTCCCGGACTTTTTCTCGAACCGTTTCCGCGACAATAAGGGCATCATCCGCGTGATTGCCTCGATTTTCATTCTCGCGTTCTTCTTGTTCTACACGGTCTCTGGCTTTGTTGCTAGTGCAAAACTCTTTGGCACCATCTTCGGTATGGATTACACCACGGGCCTTGTCCTCGGTGCTATCGTTGTCGTGAGCTACACGTTCATGGGCGGCTTCTTTGCCGTTTGCTGGACTGACTTTATCCAGGCTTCGATGATGCTTATCGCGGTCCTCGTGATTCCGCTGATGATCATGAGCGGTTCGGGCGGTTTTGCCTCGACGATGGATGCGGTGAACGCCCAGAACCCGTACTTGATGAGCCTTTTCACGAACGCAACGACGGGCAAGTCCATTGGCCTTATCGCGCTGATTTCTAGCCTCTCTTGGGGCCTTGGCTACTTTGGTATGCCGCACATCCTCGTGCGCTTTATGTCCATCAAGAACGCCGAAGAAATCAAGGATTCTCGCCGTATCGCTATGACTTGGGTGATTATCTGCCTTGCAGCTGTCGTGATGATTGCTCTCCTCGGCCGCTATTACGTGACGGCTAACGGCATCACCGTTGATGACCCGGAACGCATTTTCATGATTCTCTGCCAGGCACTTTGCCATCCGGCGATTGCTGCCATCCTTATGGCCGCCATTCTCGCTGCGATTATGAGTACTGCTGACTCCCAGCTTCTAGTTTCTGCTTCCGCTTTCAGTAACGACCTTTACAAGCACTTGTTCCGCAAGAACGCAAGCAACAAGGAAGTGATGTGGGTGAGCCGTGGCGTGGTCGTGGTGATTACGCTTATCGCTGTGATTGTCGCAATGCAGGGCGCTCCGAGTGCCGACGGCGTGAAGCACGGCAAGAGCTTCCTCGACGTGGTGATGAGCCTTGTGAGCTTTGCTTGGGGCGGCTTCGGCGCGACCTTTGGCCCGATTATGTTGCTTGCTCTCTTCTGGAAGCGTACGACACTCCCGGCTGCTGTTGCGGGTATGCTCGTGGGTGGCCTTACGACATTTATTTGGAAGTTCTACCTCTCCGGCTTCTCCGCCGAAATCTTCCAGATTTACGAACTCGTGCCGGGCTTTATCCTCTCCTTCGTGACGATCGTCGTCGTGAGCCTCTTGACCAAGGAACCCTCTGCCGAAATCCAGCTGGAATTTGACCGCGTGGAAAGCACTCGCTTGAGCGATATGAAACTGTAA